One window from the genome of Schistocerca piceifrons isolate TAMUIC-IGC-003096 chromosome 8, iqSchPice1.1, whole genome shotgun sequence encodes:
- the LOC124712552 gene encoding fatty acid-binding protein-like — protein MLNKFAGKTYQIEKAENVDAFLIAYGVKDAGLREAALKMTMRQTLSVDGDQYTVHMEIGPRKLDIPFRLGEEFEETTMGGEKAQTTFSLQGDDTLVQQQKLPGGRHVTTERKFSDSHVTVTQTIGDVTAKSTYKAI, from the exons ATGTTAAATAAGTTCGCCGGCAAGACGTATCAGATTGAGAAAGCTGAGAACGTGGATGCCTTCCTCATTGCTTACG GTGTGAAAGACGCCGGCCTGCGAGAGGCGGCGCTCAAGATGACGATGAGGCAGACGCTGTCGGTGGACGGGGACCAGTACACGGTCCACATGGAGATTGGGCCCCGCAAGCTGGACATCCCGTTCAGGCTGGGCGAGGAGTTCGAGGAGACGACGATGGGCGGCGAGAAGGCGCAGACCACGTTCTCGCTCCAGGGGGACGACACTCTCGTCCAGCAACAGAAACTGCCCGGCGGCCGACACGTCACCACCGAGAGGAAGTTCAGCGACTCCCACGTGACTGTT ACCCAGACAATCGGTGACGTCACTGCGAAGAGCACTTATAAGGCTATCTAA